The following coding sequences are from one Triticum dicoccoides isolate Atlit2015 ecotype Zavitan chromosome 4A, WEW_v2.0, whole genome shotgun sequence window:
- the LOC119288731 gene encoding protein NODULATION SIGNALING PATHWAY 2-like — MDVTMEDVVGDLEISGYSSISTSPSSSLDDGMGLYGWNALSPVADWGLFSSDDGGHDLHGLIESMLCDDALIGKPDEHPTMFTDGPCYSNASEPSSTTTTNPGTPVQHDDTPDCNPEKGLRLLHLLMAAAEALSGPHKSRELARVILVRLKEMVSSTSGNAGASNMERLAAHFTDALQGLLDGSHSVAGTSRQAAMAASHHHSTGDVLTAFQMLQDMSPYMKFGHFTANQAILEAVAGDRRVHIVDYDLAEGIQWASLMQAMTSRPDGVSPPHLRITAITRSGGGGARAVQEAGRRLAAFAGSIGQPFSFGHCRLDSDERFRPATVRMVKGETLVANCILHQAAATTTVRRPTGSVASFLTGMASLGAKVVTVVEEEGEAEKNEEEASDAAAGGFVGRFMEELHRYSAVWDSLEAGFPTQSRVRGLVERVILAPNIAGAVSRAYRGTDGEGRRGWGEWMRGSGFEMVPLSCFNHSQARLLLGLFNDGYTVEETRPNKIVLGWKARRLLSASVWAPPPLSVPSSPADGVCQPMGMAPSSGGFGRTEYDYVDSFLVEPAYALV, encoded by the coding sequence ATGGACGTGACCATGGAGGACGTGGTCGGGGATCTCGAGATCTCCGGCTATAGCTCCATCTCcacctccccgtcctcctcccttGACGACGGCATGGGGCTGTACGGCTGGAATGCGCTCTCCCCGGTCGCCGACTGGGGCCTGTTCTCCTCCGACGACGGCGGCCACGACCTCCACGGCCTGATCGAGTCCATGCTCTGCGATGACGCTCTCATCGGCAAGCCCGACGAGCACCCAACCATGTTCACGGACGGCCCCTGCTACTCCAACGCGTCCGAGCCGAGCAGCACCACCACGACGAACCCAGGCACGCCCGTGCAGCACGACGACACGCCGGACTGCAATCCCGAGAAGGGCCTCCGGCTGCTGCATCTCCTCATGGCCGCCGCCGAGGCGCTCTCCGGCCCACACAAGAGCCGGGAGCTGGCACGGGTGATATTGGTTCGGCTCAAGGAGATGGTCTCCAGCACCAGCGGCAACGCCGGCGCGTCCAACATGGAGCGCCTCGCCGCGCACTTCACCGACGCGCTCCAGGGGCTCCTCGATGGGTCCCACTCCGTCGCTGGGACCAGCAGGCAAGCCGCCATGGCCGCGTCACACCACCACAGCACCGGCGACGTGCTGACGGCATTCCAGATGCTCCAGGACATGTCGCCGTACATGAAGTTCGGCCACTTCACCGCGAACCAGGCGATCCTGGAGGCAGTGGCGGGCGACCGGCGCGTCCACATCGTGGACTATGACCTCGCCGAGGGCATCCAGTGGGCATCCCTGATGCAGGCCATGACCTCACGACCCGACGGCGTGTCGCCTCCGCACCTGCGTATCACCGCCATCACGCGGAGTGGCGGGGGCGGTGCGCGGGCAGTCCAAGAGGCCGGACGGCGCCTCGCGGCCTTCGCGGGATCCATCGGACAGCCCTTCTCGTTCGGACATTGCCGTCTGGACTCGGACGAGAGGTTCCGGCCGGCGACGGTCAGGATGGTCAAGGGGGAGACGCTCGTGGCCAACTGCATACTCCACCAAGCCGCGGCGACGACCACCGTCAGACGGCCCACCGGCTCGGTGGCGTCGTTCTTGACCGGCATGGCCTCTCTCGGGGCCAAGGTGGTGACGGTGGTGGAGGAGGAAGGGGAAGCGGAGAAGAACGAGGAGGAGGCGAGCGACGCCGCGGCGGGAGGCTTCGTGGGCCGGTTCATGGAGGAGCTACACCGGTACTCAGCGGTGTGGGACTCGCTGGAGGCCGGGTTCCCGACGCAGAGCCGGGTGCGCGGCCTCGTAGAGCGGGTCATCCTCGCCCCCAACATCGCCGGCGCCGTGAGCCGCGCGTACCGAGGGACGGACGGCGAGGGCAGGCGCGGGTGGGGCGAGTGGATGCGCGGGAGCGGGTTCGAGATGGTGCCGCTGAGCTGCTTCAACCACAGCCAGGCCAGGCTGCTCCTCGGGCTGTTCAAcgacgggtacacggtggaggagACGAGACCGAACAAGATCGTGCTCGGCTGGAAGGCCCGGCGGCTGCTGTCGGCCTCCGTGTGGGCGCCGCCGCCACTGTCGGTGCCATCGTCGCCGGCAGACGGGGTGTGCCAGCCCATGGGGATGGCGCCGTCCAGCGGCGGCTTTGGCCGGACGGAGTACGACTACGTTGACTCGTTCCTTGTGGAACCTGCTTACGCGCTAGTCTGA